TCCTCGCCGCGGCGGCAGCGGCCCTCCAGCTGGGGGCGTCGCTCCAGCAGGTGGGGGACGCGGTGGGATCGTTTGCCCCCGCGTTCGGGCGCGGCGAGCGCATCGCCGTCGGGGGGGTGGAGCTCCGGATGCTCTTGTCGAAGAATCCGGCCGGGTTCAATGAGGTGCTGCGGACGGTGTTGTCGGGCGGCCCCCTCTCGGCGGTGCTGATCGCGATCAACGACAACATCGCCGATGGCCGGGACGTCTCATGGTTGTGGGACGTCGATTTCGAGGCGCTCGCGGGCCGCGCAGAGCACGTCGTCGTCTCGGGGCTCCGCGCGGAGGACATGGCCCTTCGCCTCAGATACGCGGGCCTCCCGGCCGAGGTGATCGAGGTGCAGTCCGAGTACGAATCGGCCCTCCGGTCGGCGCTGCGTCGCGCCGGAGGACAGCGGCTCTTCGTTCTACCGACCTACACCGCGATGCTGGCGCTGCGCGATGTGCTCCGGAAGTGGGGCGCCGTCGGGAGGTATTGGGAACATTGAGCGGGATGCCTGTGCTTCGAGTCTGCCATTTGTATCCGGACCTCTTGAATCTGTACGGCGATCGCGGGAACATCATGGTCCTGGCGCAACGCGCCCGGTGGCGCGGGCTCGCCGTCTCGGTGACCGAAGTGGGCCTGGGCGCGGTGGTGGATCCCGATGACGCGGACCTGTTTTTCATCGGCGGAGGGGAAGATCGCCAGCAGCGGATCGCCGCCGATGATCTCTGCCGCGTCAAACGGAGCGCGCTCGAGGATGCCGTGGCGGGCGGCGCGGTGGTGCTCGCCGTGTGCGGCGGGTATCAGTTGGCCGGTCGGTTCTACCGCCCTGCCGAAGGGGAAGAGTTGCCCGGAGTGGGCCTCCTGGATCTCTGGACCGAGCACCCCGGACCTGGCGCCCGCCGCCTGATCGGCAACCTGGTCATCACCGTCGACGGCATGGACGAGCCGCTCATCGGATTCGAGAACCACGGCGGACGCACGCACTTGGGCCCAGGGGCCCGCCCCCTGGGTCGGGTCATGAGCGGGTTTGGGAACAACGGCGAAGATGGATGGGAGGGCGCCGTCTCACGGCGAGTTTACGGCACATATCTGCATGGTCCCCTCCTCCCGAAGAATCCGGCGTTCGCCGATCGCCTCATTCGCGAAGCGCTTGAGCGTCGGCATCCGGGAGTGACGCTTCCGCCCCTCCCGAATGACGTGGAGATTCGGGCCCGCGCGGTGATGCTTGCGAGATTGCGCAACGCCGCCGGCTAATCGCGTAGAGGATCGGAGGGGGGGCCTCGATCGGGGACTCCTCCGGATCGCGGCGATTGTCGGCATGGCGGAGCTCGGATTCGCGACCGTCGTCCCCCTGCTGCCGCTGTACCTCAAGGAGCGCCTCGGCGCCAGCGCGACGCTCGTGGGCATGGTGGTCGCGACCTTCGCCGCCGTGGAGACGGTGTTCAAGACGACGTGGGGGAGTCTGGCGGACCGGATCGGGCGCCGCCCGGTCATCGTCTGGGGGCTACTCCTGGCGAGCACGGCCCCGGTGCTCATGACCCTGCTCCGCTCGGCTTGGTTGTTCGTGCCGCTCAGGGTGATCGACGGGATGGGGAGCGCGGCGTTGTGGCCTGCCGCGGCGGCGGTGATGGCGGACCGCACCGCAGGGGAGCGCCGCGCGACCGCCATGGGAACGCTCAACATGTTCTTTCTCTTGGGCCTGGCCCTCGGCCCGAGCCTCGGGTTGTTCGTCTCCGGCTTCCTCGGCGGCTACGTGTGGGGCTTCTACCTGGCCAGCCTGCTCCTGCTCGGGGCCGCCGGCCTCGCGGCCCTGTTCTTTCGAGACGGCGAGCCACACCGCGACACCCTTCGTCACGTGGTCCCCGGCGTGTGGGCGAGCGGATTCATCCGGGGGGTCCGGCAATCCCCACTGCTCCTCTCGATGCTCCTGGTCGCGTTTGTGCAGATGGTCGGCGTGGGCCTGCTCGTTCCCATCCTTGTGATCTACGCCCACGAGGTCGTGCAGCTGAGCGACCAGCTGATCGGCACGCTGTTTCTGGTGTTGGTCTTGGCGGTGGCGGTGGCCTCGGTCCCCGGGGGAAGAATGGCCGACCGAATTGGCCGGCCGCGCACCGTCCTCTGGGGGATGGCCATGGCGAGCGCGGGCATGTGGCTTCTCCCCTTCGCCGGGCGCGGCAATCTCCCGGTCCTGGGAGCGGCGGCGCTGCTCCTCGGCGGGAGTTACGCGATCTCGTCTCCGGCGTGGCTCGCGTTGATGAGTGAGGCGGCGCCGCGTGGGAGCACGGGGATGGTGATGGGGGCGTCGGAGACCGCGCAGGGGGCCGGCCTGGTGATCGGCCCGCTCATGGGGGGCATCCTCTATGACAGTTTCGGGCCGCAGACCCCGTTCGTCGCAAGCGCGGCCCTGCTCACAGTAGGAACCGTCCTCGCCTTCCTCGCGCTTCGGGCTCACATGGCACCCCCATCGTAACGCTCCGTGACGAATGCCGCCGCGCGCCGGGCATCCGCCACGCGCCCTGTCTTCTTGTCCGGCTTCCTCCGGCTTTGGGGCATCACACACGGTGAAGGGCGATCCGCCGCACGGGCGATCCCCTCAGGGTACACGCGCGCTGGAGACGCAGGCATGCAGAAGGTCGTTCGACGGATACGGATATGGGCGGGGATCCTTCTCGTGGCGGCCTTGTGGCCCGTCGGGCCTGCGGGCGCCGCCGCTCCAGACCCTCAGGGCCTGCTGCGGGCCGGCATCAGCGCATACCGCGCCGGGGCTCCGGTCCACGCCCTGCAGTCATTTGCCGAGGCCGCGGCAAAAGCGCCCGGGGACGCGCTGCCCGCGCTCTGGGCGGGGGTCGCGGCGGCCGGCGCGGGGAAGTGGAAGGACTCTCGCGCATATCTGCTCGAGGCGCTGCGGCGCCCGCACACCCCTGACGAGGGCCGGCTTGCAGAGGTATGGCTCGGGCGGCTCGACGCGTTTGAGACCCACGTGTCCACGACGGGGACTACCGCGACACGGATCGCCTCCCTGGCCTTTGCCAGCAACCCACGTCTATCGTGGAGTCAGGCGCGCTGGCTCGGCCTCGCGGTCGAGACCGCCTCTCGCCATCAGGGGCTCGACCCCTGGCTGCTCGCGTCGGTGATCTACATTGAAAGCCGGTTCAACCACCAATCGGTCAGCTGGGCGGGCGCGATGGGACTGGGGCAGCTCATGCCGGGGACGGCACGGGCGGCCGGCGTCGATCCCAAGGACCCCTGGCAGAACATGCTGGGCTCCGCGGCGATTCTCCGATGGAACTACCTCGAGTTCAGGGATTGGCAGCTCGCGCTCGCAGCGTACAACGCGGGCAGCGACGCGGTGCATCGGTATGGCGGGATTCCGCCGTACGCCGAAACCCAATGGTACGTGCGCGCCGTGCTCTGGGTGTACAGTCAGGTGCGGCGTCCCGCCTAGGTCGTTCCCGCAGGATACCACCGGCATCGAGCACAAGAAACGACAGCGTGAATATTCCACACGTGGATTGCTCGCCCGCGAAGGTGGGATCGACGATGGAGTTGGGTCTGTCGACGAGCATCCTCGGTCCGGGGGCGATCCCGGATGGGCTCGCCATTCTTGCGGCCCACGGCGTTCCATGGGTCGAAATCCACGGGTACATGCGAGAGGAGTTCGACTTCAGCGACCCGGCGCTCATCGACGCCACGCGGCGGGCGCTGGACCATCATGGTCTTCGCCTGTGGGCCTGCCACAGCCCGGCGTACCCACCGCTCGACGTCGCGTCGTCCGACCTCGATCTCCGGCTTCGATCCTGCGCGGCGATGGAAGAGGCCATGCGGGTCTCCGCGGATCTCGGCGCCCGCGTCTTTGTGTGCGATGCCGCGCGGCCGCACGTGGATGATTCGCCTGCGCAGGTCACCGCGCGGCGAAAGGTCTATGCGGACAGCCTACGCCGGCTGCTCGGCGGTGCGTCCCGGCTCGGCATCCGTTTCGCGATCGAAAACCAGCCGCGCGGTGGGGCCCGCTTCGTCTCTTCAGAGGACTTTTTCCGCCTGGAGGCGGAGCACGACCTCGTCGGGCTGGGCGCGTGTTGGGATACCGGGCACGGCTGGATCGCGGGACAGGGACCGGAGGTGGCGTGCCGGCTCGGCGCCCGCCTGCTGACCCTTCACATCCACGATAACGACGGTCAGCGGGACCTCCACTGGATCCCCACAACCGGCGGGATTGCGTGGACGCTGTTCCCGCCGTGTCTGCGCCGCATCGGCTACACCGGTCCGTTCATGATGGAGTTGGTGCCGCCGAAGCCACGGACCCCCGAGGCGCTCCACCGCTCGATCGACGCTGCCGTCGAGG
This genomic stretch from bacterium harbors:
- a CDS encoding glutamine amidotransferase; this encodes MPVLRVCHLYPDLLNLYGDRGNIMVLAQRARWRGLAVSVTEVGLGAVVDPDDADLFFIGGGEDRQQRIAADDLCRVKRSALEDAVAGGAVVLAVCGGYQLAGRFYRPAEGEELPGVGLLDLWTEHPGPGARRLIGNLVITVDGMDEPLIGFENHGGRTHLGPGARPLGRVMSGFGNNGEDGWEGAVSRRVYGTYLHGPLLPKNPAFADRLIREALERRHPGVTLPPLPNDVEIRARAVMLARLRNAAG
- a CDS encoding MFS transporter is translated as MAELGFATVVPLLPLYLKERLGASATLVGMVVATFAAVETVFKTTWGSLADRIGRRPVIVWGLLLASTAPVLMTLLRSAWLFVPLRVIDGMGSAALWPAAAAVMADRTAGERRATAMGTLNMFFLLGLALGPSLGLFVSGFLGGYVWGFYLASLLLLGAAGLAALFFRDGEPHRDTLRHVVPGVWASGFIRGVRQSPLLLSMLLVAFVQMVGVGLLVPILVIYAHEVVQLSDQLIGTLFLVLVLAVAVASVPGGRMADRIGRPRTVLWGMAMASAGMWLLPFAGRGNLPVLGAAALLLGGSYAISSPAWLALMSEAAPRGSTGMVMGASETAQGAGLVIGPLMGGILYDSFGPQTPFVASAALLTVGTVLAFLALRAHMAPPS
- a CDS encoding lytic transglycosylase domain-containing protein; amino-acid sequence: MQKVVRRIRIWAGILLVAALWPVGPAGAAAPDPQGLLRAGISAYRAGAPVHALQSFAEAAAKAPGDALPALWAGVAAAGAGKWKDSRAYLLEALRRPHTPDEGRLAEVWLGRLDAFETHVSTTGTTATRIASLAFASNPRLSWSQARWLGLAVETASRHQGLDPWLLASVIYIESRFNHQSVSWAGAMGLGQLMPGTARAAGVDPKDPWQNMLGSAAILRWNYLEFRDWQLALAAYNAGSDAVHRYGGIPPYAETQWYVRAVLWVYSQVRRPA
- a CDS encoding sugar phosphate isomerase/epimerase family protein, with product MELGLSTSILGPGAIPDGLAILAAHGVPWVEIHGYMREEFDFSDPALIDATRRALDHHGLRLWACHSPAYPPLDVASSDLDLRLRSCAAMEEAMRVSADLGARVFVCDAARPHVDDSPAQVTARRKVYADSLRRLLGGASRLGIRFAIENQPRGGARFVSSEDFFRLEAEHDLVGLGACWDTGHGWIAGQGPEVACRLGARLLTLHIHDNDGQRDLHWIPTTGGIAWTLFPPCLRRIGYTGPFMMELVPPKPRTPEALHRSIDAAVEAYRRLVQTA